A stretch of the Argentina anserina chromosome 6, drPotAnse1.1, whole genome shotgun sequence genome encodes the following:
- the LOC126799416 gene encoding uncharacterized protein LOC126799416, translating into MTKEFAVPPVVFPSGGNPSAGSNNNIQQRRVATAPFQPPRSSTSSIPFMSFDIGSAAASGSLFGGPIGSAPGGASFEDEEPLLDELGIHPDQIWRKTKSILNPFRANPAVHKDSDLSGPILLYLSLCLFQLLAGKIQFGVILGWIVVSSIFLYVVFNMLAGRNGNLDLHRCTSVVGYCLLPVVILSAASLFVPQGGSFRFAVAGVFVIWATRVCTALMVALADGGDEHRGLIAYACFLIYTLFSLLVIF; encoded by the coding sequence ATGACGAAGGAGTTCGCCGTACCACCGGTGGTGTTCCCCTCCGGCGGGAACCCCAGCGCCGGATCCAACAACAACATTCAGCAACGCCGCGTCGCCACGGCGCCGTTTCAGCCTCCGCGATCCTCCACCTCCAGCATCCCCTTCATGTCCTTCGACATCGGCTCCGCCGCCGCCTCCGGCTCCCTCTTCGGCGGCCCCATCGGCTCGGCTCCCGGAGGCGCGAGCTTCGAGGACGAGGAGCCGCTCCTCGACGAGCTCGGAATCCATCCGGATCAAATATGGAGGAAAACAAAGTCGATCCTCAACCCCTTCCGGGCCAACCCGGCCGTCCACAAGGACTCGGACCTTTCCGGCCCGATTCTCCTCTACTTATCCCTCTGCCTGTTTCAACTCCTCGCCGGAAAGATCCAGTTCGGCGTGATTCTCGGCTGGATCGTCGTCTCCTCCATCTTCCTCTACGTCGTCTTCAACATGCTCGCCGGCCGGAACGGGAACCTTGACCTGCACAGGTGTACCAGCGTGGTTGGATACTGCTTGTTGCCGGTGGTGATTCTATCGGCGGCGTCGCTCTTCGTGCCGCAAGGCGGGAGTTTTAGGTTTGCGGTGGCCGGAGTGTTTGTGATTTGGGCGACTAGGGTTTGTACGGCGCTGATGGTTGCTCTTGCTGATGGAGGTGACGAGCACCGCGGGCTCATAGCGTATGCGTGTTTCTTGATTTACACTCTTTTTTCGCTTCTTGTTATATTTTAG
- the LOC126800217 gene encoding uncharacterized protein LOC126800217, with translation MASLLGGSSSAALVGLSKGHILSDMEDEEDLFEIDLEAVESIPPPQYNWDSYFTAAGDVLLANCLLPVTDISRAIPTVSEALAYKTSANVVMIPEPVPLGQLLRLPFLEAFGLHQKRANPQWDFVKKK, from the coding sequence ATGGCTTCTCTCCTTGGAGGTTCCTCTTCTGCAGCACTTGTAGGCTTGAGCAAAGGTCATATTCTATCAGACATGGAAGATGAAGAGGATCTTTTTGAGATCGATCTCGAGGCAGTTGAGAGTATTCCTCCTCCGCAGTACAACTGGGACAGTTATTTTACTGCAGCTGGAGACGTTCTTCTTGCGAATTGCTTGCTGCCCGTAACTGATATCTCTCGTGCGATTCCAACAGTTTCAGAAGCATTGGCATATAAGACAAGTGCTAATGTTGTAATGATCCCGGAACCGGTGCCCTTGGGACAGCTTCTTAGGCTGCCATTCTTGGAGGCTTTTGGTCTTCACCAAAAGAGAGCTAACCCTCAATGGGATTtcgttaaaaaaaaatga
- the LOC126797872 gene encoding protein TERMINAL FLOWER 1-like codes for MARMSEPLVLARVIGDVLDLFTPTTKMNVTYNTKLVCNGHELFPSAVTVKPRVEIDGGDMRSFFTLVLTDPDVPGPSDPYLKEHLHWIVTDIPGTTDATFGRDVVNYEMPRPNIGIHRFVFVLFKQKRRQSVNPPSSRDHFNTRTFAAENDLSLPVAAVYFNAQRETAPRRR; via the exons ATGGCAAGAATGTCGGAACCTCTAGTTCTTGCAAGAGTCATAGGAGATGTTCTTGATCTCTTCACCCCAACAACAAAAATGAACGTCACTTATAACACCAAGCTCGTCTGCAATGGACACGAGCTCTTCCCTTCTGCAGTCACCGTCAAACCTAGAGTTGAGATTGACGGAGGCGACATGAGATCATTCTTCACACTG GTGCTGACAGACCCAGATGTTCCTGGCCCTAGTGATCCTTATTTGAAGGAGCACCTGcactg GATTGTGACAGACATTCCAGGAACCACAGACGCTACATTTG GAAGAGACGTAGTGAACTACGAGATGCCACGGCCAAACATAGGCATCCACAGGTTTGTGTTTGTTCTCTTCAAGCAGAAACGAAGGCAGTCAGTGAACCCACCTTCCTCAAGGGATCACTTCAACACTCGAACCTTTGCAGCCGAAAACGACCTCAGTCTTCCTGTTGCTGCAGTTTATTTCAATGCGCAGAGGGAAACGGCACCAAGAAGGCGCTAG
- the LOC126796860 gene encoding uncharacterized protein LOC126796860 — translation MERQGLNQPPLLASMDFAQWKLQMRSFIYGIDFHAWRSVERGWNPPMKEVDSKAPEGSAMQELKDEDEWTDKEIKASEGNHKALNALYASMSRDEKKRVQNCVTAKQVWDKLCVLNEGNDIVKEQRLQQYYSEIDALKMRDDETIDDFYSRFTDLSSLCESLGRPLQESDIVRKILRSLPKSYRMKKTTIQEQYNLNEYSVDLLIGNLKAWEMELDEDERPKGKNSKNIALKVTEPSKSKSEDSEHNEILLLTKEFKKFLNQKNNRNKQNNLNSRRSFNNKNFEKRSENFSQRKYEYGSSSNNNKKCYTCGGIGHIATDCGNKKTDSGNKAYKTSWSDDDDSSTKRDKTFALVSSFSLDYAGSENEDQEEDEDNSYEDNEMFEYQARVIKAAEKISEKNLLLKQQVEMLENEKVKWEEEKLHMRTKNDYGGQVIERKHLLAKIQMLQSEVTEKNNLIDLLNSKLGKLQVLLDGTNTKVEKFQHSSKSLSDILSTGKSYNDRTGLGYTGKSSSTKNPNFYTNFVREQSGSKECEKYIKEHVESEKLQTSFKSNIVNSNDRYEEDIQDIRSKLKEHSQLLLDISRFVGLSKSYKESKQDADMVRRPSDYESNDIKATCNVAITALSARQEDTWYIDSGCSRHMCGNKHWFSDLEESGVTGAVTFGDGKKAKIRGKGSIRSQDLNCLNNVLYVEGLSNNLISVSQLADEYEDVWFNKRRCVVFDKDGTVVMGGVRSGDNCYHVASNLKSDNSESCFRTSSVEETMELWHKRLGHLNCQDLLRLSSQKLVRGLPTLSGRTDVICGGCKTGKQTRANHKVVNASSSSQPLELLHMDLMGPSATVSMAGKEYIFVVVDDYSRFTWVDFLKDKSETFDSFEKLSKQLTVEKQQANLQIARIRSDNGTEFKNSRFFKYCRDYGVLHEFSAPITPQQNGIAERKNRSLLDMARVMLHSTGLSENFWAEAVNTACYVGNRVLLRSGTKNTPYELWKGKKPDVSYFHVFGNPCYILKDREHLAKFAPRSDSGIFLGYSLNSRAYRVYNKETRTVMDSINVSVDDNFNESNLSEENLTSSKDENVHSQEAVTEVDQNLQPVVKYRTGFKQVRKDHSFNDIIGDTGEGMRTRRKTVEVTSTTKDDSECSNTEIVDINKALVSFVKERVKETNKLKCFGFVSLIEPKNIKEALLDDDWINAMQEELNQFEKNEVWILVPRPENTNVVGTKWIFRNKMDEHGTITRNKARLVAQGYSQVEGLDFDETFAPVARLESIRLLLAIACQRKFKLFQMDVKTAFLNGEVQEEVFVEQPPGFKDIHHPDYVWKLKKAVYGLKQAPRAWYDKLSTYLVSQGYFRGTVDKTLFVKHVESHLMVAQVYVDDIVFGSTSNVLVKEFTRIMTNEFEMSMCGELTYFLGLQIKQNHNGIFLSQSKYAENLIKKFGMTEKKSVSTPMSTTIKLCHDLDGKSVDQTKYRSMIGSLLYLTASRPDISYSVGVCARFQANPKESHLEAVKRIIRYISGSITCGVFYTYDTNAEIAGYSDADWGEAEYVAAGSCCTQMLWMKNMLKDYGIPQEEWTGLVSPEDMISLGQASSPLQGLTNYSIPVGMGWLVSSLHITSYYWLMVMCITRGCMFVRLIKCIVFLNKNVQLSESMVYDVLVPKFGLLRGVLWFPIPSKHCLKIMNVDYMKHIKYFPYEILAVCLSYVFDFFLDFLFMVLSNSSHPLWNENLSLILLPLLAATDCKRRIGADIIMSGARRNQRVSAVARDAAELRQQPEDATYHAAAARPVTLAEINHAFGRIGVQFQTQINRVQLLHETGHDNVTRHLHWIEAAIQLLIDLGSETQSMMRTSPPHHMIDVHPYQNGGLRRSARRGGRGRRGGRGG, via the exons ATGGAACGTCAAGGATTGAATCAGCCACCTTTGCTCGCTAGCATGGATTTTGCTCAATGGAAACTCCAAATGAGATCGTTTATATATGGCATTGACTTCCATGCATGGAGAAGTGTCGAACGTGGATGGAATCCTCCAATGAAAGAGGTTGATTCAAAAGCTCCTGAAGGATCGGCTATGCAAGAAttaaaagatgaagatgagtgGACTGACAAGGAAATCAAAGCTAGTGAAGGAAACCACAAAGCTTTAAATGCTCTTTACGCATCAATGAGCAgagatgaaaagaaaagagttcAGAATTGCGTTACCGCCAAACAGGTTTGGGATAAACTTTGTGTTTTAAATGAAGGTAATGATAttgtaaaagaacaaagattacAACAATATTATTCTGAAATTGATGCCTTGAAAATGAGAGATGATGAaactattgatgatttttataGTCGTTTTACTGATCTCTCTAGTTTATGTGAAAGCCTTGGAAGACCATTACAAGAATCCGATATTGTAAGGAAAATATTACGATCTCTTCCAAAGTCATACAGGATGAAGAAGACAACAATCCAGGAGCAATATAATCTAAACGAATATTCTGTGGACTTGTTGATTGGAAATCTAAAGGCTTGGGAGATGGAGCTGGATGAGGATGAAAGACCAAAAGGTAAGAATTCAAAAAATATTGCCTTAAAAGTTACTGAACCCTCAAAATCAAAGTCTGAGGATTCTGAACACAATGAAATATTACTGTTGACTAAAGAGTTTAAGAaatttttgaatcagaaaaataataggaacaaacaaaataatcttAATTCTAGGAGAagttttaataataaaaattttgaaaaacgtAGTGAAAATTTCTCTCAAAGAAAGTATGAGTATGGAAGTAGTAGTAACAACAATAAGAAATGTTATACTTGTGGTGGCATTGGCCACATTGCTACTGATTGTGGGAATAAAAAGACTGATTCAGGTAACAAGGCTTACAAGACATCTtggagtgatgatgatgatagctCCACAAAAAGGGACAAAACATTTGCTCTTGTATCTTCTTTCTCGTTAGATTATGCAGGTTCTGAAAATGaggatcaagaagaagatgaagacaaCAGCTATGAAGATAATGAGATGTTTGAATATCAAGCAAGAGTTATAAAAGCTGCAGAGaaaatttctgaaaaaaatCTTCTATTAAAACAACAAGTAGAGATGCTGGAAAACGAAAAAGTGAAATGGGAAGAGGAGAAACTGCACATGCGGACGAAAAATGACTATGGTGGTCAAGTGATTGAACGAAAGCATCTGTTAGCCAAAATTCAAATGCTACAAAGTGAGGTAACAGAAAAGAATAATTTAATTGACttattaaactctaaacttggcAAGTTGCAGGTTTTGCTTGATGGAACGAATACCAAGGTTGAAAAGTTTCAACATAGTTCGAAATCACTATCTGATATTCTGAGTACAGGAAAAAGCTACAACGATCGAACTGGACTTGGATATACTGGTAAGAGTAGCTCAACTAAAAATCCGAATTTTTACACTAACTTTGTCCGTGAACAATCAGGTTCAAAGGAATGTGAGAAATACATTAAAGAACATGTAGAATCGGAAAAACTTCAGACCtcattcaaatcaaatattgtaAACTCGAATGATAGGTATGAGGAAGATATACAAGATATTCGAAGTAAGTTGAAAGAACATAGTCAGCTTTTActtgatatttctcgttttgttGGCTTGTCTAAATCTTATAAAGAATCTAAACAGGACGCAGATATGGTTAGGAGACCTTCAG ATTATGAATCGAATGATATTAAGGCTACATGTAATGTTGCTATTACTGCATTATCTGCTAGACAAGAGGACACTTGGTATATTGATAGTGGGTGTTCTAGACACATGTGTGGTAACAAACATTGGTTTTCTGACTTAGAAGAATCAGGTGTGACAGGTGCTGTTACTTTTGGAGACGGGAAGAAAGCAAAAATTAGAGGAAAAGGCTCAATCAGATCTCAGGATCTTAACTGCTTAAATAATGTTCTTTATGTTGAAGGTTTATCAAATAACCTTATTAGTGTTAGTCAATTAGCTGATGAGTATGAAGATGTCTGGTTTAACAAACGCCGTTGTGTGGTCTTTGACAAAGATGGTACAGTTGTGATGGGAGGGGTTAGATCAGGAGATAATTGTTATCATGTTGCATCTAATTTAAAATCTGACAACTCGGAATCGTGTTTCAGGACTAGCTCAGTTGAGGAAACCATGGAGCTTTGGCATAAGCGTCTTGGTCATCTAAACTGTCAAGATTTGCTTAGACTATCTAGTCAAAAATTAGTAAGAGGCTTACCTACATTAAGTGGTCGTACTGATGTTATTTGTGGAGGATGTAAAACAGGTAAACAAACTCGTGCAAATCATAAAGTTGTGAATGCTTCCTCATCATCTCAACCTTTGGAGTTGTTACATATGGATTTAATGGGACCTTCTGCTACTGTAAGTATGGCTGGTAAGGaatatatttttgttgttgttgatgacTATTCTCGATTTACCTGGGTTGATTTTCTAAAGGATAAAAGTGAGACATTTGATTCTTTCGAAAAATTGAGTAAACAACTTACAGTGGAAAAACAACAAGCTAATCTTCAAATCGCTAGAATTAGATCTGACAATGGAACTGAATTTAAAAATTCcagattttttaaatattgtcGAGATTACGGTGTGCTTCATGAGTTTTCAGCTCCCATAACTCCTCAACAGAATGGAATAGCTGAACGTAAAAACAGATCCCTATTAGACATGGCAAGGGTAATGTTGCATTCAACAGGTTTAAGTGAGAATTTTTGGGCTGAAGCTGTAAATACTGCATGCTACGTTGGGAATCGAGTTCTTCTTCGTTCAGGTACAAAGAACACTCCTTATGAATTATGGAAAGGTAAGAAACCTGATGTAAGTTACTTTCATGTTTTTGGAAATCCTTGTTATATTCTAAAAGACCGTGAACATCTAGCAAAATTTGCTCCAAGATCAGACTCAGGTATTTTTCTTGGCTATTCTCTAAACAGTCGTGCTTATAGAGTGTATAATAAAGAAACTCGAACTGTCATGGATTCCATTAATGTTTCTGTTGATGATAATTTTAATGAGTCCAATTTATCTGAAGAAAATCTAACGAGTTCAAAAGATGAGAATGTACACTCACAGGAAGCAGTCACAGAAGTGGATCAAAATCTACAACCTGTAGTAAAATATCGAACCGGATTCAAGCAGGTTAGAAAAGATCATTCATTCAATGATATCATTGGAGATACTGGTGAAGGCATGCGTACAAGAAGGAAGACGGTTGAGGTTACTTCAACCACAAAAGACGACTCTGAATGCTCCAACACAGAAATTGTGGACATCAATAAAGCTCTAGTAAGTTTTGTCAAAGAAAGAGTTAAAGAAACTAACAAATTAAAATGTTTTGGATTTGTTTCTTTGATAGAACCTAAAAATATCAAGGAGGCTTTGTTAGATGATGATTGGATCAATGCAATGCAAGAGGAACTAaatcaatttgaaaagaaTGAGGTATGGATTCTTGTTCCTCGTCCTGAGAACACTAATGTTGTTGGTACTAAGTGGATTTTCAGGAATAAAATGGATGAACATGGCACAATCACAAGAAATAAAGCAAGATTAGTTGCTCAAGGATATTCACAGGTCGAAGGTCTGGACTTTGATGAAACTTTTGCCCCGGTGGCTCGACTTGAATCCATCAGACTTTTGTTAGCCATTGCTTGTCAACGTAAGTTTAAGTTAtttcaaatggatgtaaaaacTGCTTTTTTAAATGGTGAAGTACAGGAGGAAGTGTTTGTTGAACAACCTCCGGGATTCAAAGATATTCATCATCCTGATTACGTTTGGAAACTTAAAAAGGCTgtttatggtcttaaacaggcTCCTCGTGCCTGGTATGATAAACTCTCTACTTATCTTGTTTCTCAAGGTTATTTCCGAGGCACTGTAGACAAAACTCTATTTGTTAAGCATGTTGAAAGTCATCTCATGGTTGCACAagtttatgttgatgatattgttTTTGGCTCTACTTCTAATGTTTTAGTAAAAGAATTCACTAGAATCATGACCAATGAGTTTGAGATGAGTATGTGTGGTGAACTTACTTACTTTTTGGGTctacaaattaaacaaaatcataatgGCATTTTTCTATCCCAATCAAAATATGCTGAAAACCTCATTAAGAAATTTGGTATGACTGAGAAGAAATCTGTTAGTACACCTATGAGTACCACCATAAAGTTATGTCATGATCTTGATGGTAAGTCTGTTGACCAAACTAAATATCGTAGTATGATTGGTAGTTTGCTTTACCTTACTGCTAGTCGTCCTGATATATCTTACAGTGTAGGTGTTTGTGCCAGGTTTCAGGCCAATCCAAAAGAGTCACATTTGGAAGCTGTTAAACGAATTATTCGCTATATTTCTGGAAGTATAACATGTGGTGTATTTTATACGTATGACACTAATGCTGAAATTGCAGGTTATTCTGATGCAGATTGGGGAG AAGCTGAATATGTTGCCGCAGGGAGTTGTTGTACTCAAATGCTTTGGATGAAGAATATGCTTAAGGATTATGGTATTCCACAGG AGGAATGGACTGGTTTGGTCTCCCCGGAGGATATGATTTCTTTAGGCCAGGCTAGCTCTCCTCTCCAGGGATTGACTAACTACTCGATACCTGTTGGAATGGGCTGGCTTG TATCCTCATTGCACATCACATCTTACTATTGGCTAATGGTCATGTGTATTACTCGAGGATGCATGTTTGTgagattgataaagtgtattgTCTTCCTCAATAAGAATGTCCAG CTCAGTGAGAGTATGGTCTACGATGTTCTAGTTCCAAAGTTTGGTCTGCTTCGTGGTGTTCTGTGGTTTCCCATTCCCTCTAAGCACTGTTTGAAAATCATGAACG TTGATTATATGAAGCATATCAAGTATTTTCCTTATGAGATTCTTGCCGTGTGCTTGAGTTATGTGTTTGACTTTTTCTTGGACTTTCTCTTCATGGTTTTGTCCAATTCATCTCATCCTTTATGGAATGAAAATCTCTCTCTTATTTTATTACCTTTGTTGGCTGCCACAGATTGCAAGAGACGTATTGGTGCG GATATCATCATGAGTGGAGCAAGACGTAACCAGCGAGTCTCTGCAGTGGCCAGAGATGCTGCTGAGCTTCGTCAACAACCAGAGGACGCTACCTACCATGCGGCAGCTGCTCGTCCAGTGACCCTTGCTGAGATCAACCATGCTTTTGGCCGGATCGGCGTGCAGTTCCAGACGCAGATCAACCGTGTGCAGCTACTGCATGAAACTGGACATGACAATGTCACAAGGCATCTCCATTGGATTGAGGCAGCAATACAACTACTCATTGATCTCGGGTCGGAAACACAGTCCATGATGCGAACTTCTCCTCCTCACCACATGATTGATGTTCATCCTTATCAGAATGGTGGTCTTAGAAGGAGTGCTCGTCGAGGCGGTCGAGGACGTCGAGGTGGCCGTGGTGGCTGA